The genomic window GACCTTATCCATCTTATCGCTGACAATGTGTCCCCTTTTACCGACTTCTCCCgataccccctgcccccagcccctggcaatcacttGTCCACTCTCAGCTCCTATAATCTTGACATTTCCTCTCTTTATTActcagaatcttcattttaacacTTTCAGATTAAATATTGCTTTCTTAAGATGCAGGTATTGCTGTTATAGAGCAAAAGCAGTCACGGacaacaggttaaaaaaaaaaaaggacatggtTGTGTTttgataaaactttattaacaaaatgATTCAGACCAAATTCACCCACATAAGATGGCTTGCAAACTATCCTGGTCTAGGGAATGacctttattaatatattatttagagAATTGGAATCCACGAAACTTGATGATCAAAGGAGGGAGGAAACTAGTATTCATTACATACTGACAAAACCAAGTAGTCAAATTTCACAATTTCAAATTGAGactcaaagaaattgaatcacaTACACATGGAAAAAGAGCCAGTGAATGTTCGAAGGATTCTAACATGACTTGTAAAACTCCAAAATCTACTCTTTTGTAAATTCATCCTGTTACTCTTTTTAAAGTCATTGCCCCAAATCTAATAAACAAATCAGGAAGTAATTAAGCATGCCTACTTAAACATTTTGTTCAGGACTCAGAACAGTTCACAGAATTCAGTTCAAATGtgccattttaaatgaaaattttcacgTGTACGAAAgaatacacataaatattttttcctctcctaaatATGTTTCCCAGTTTATTGCTCACCATTCACTtctgttttgatatttttaagatatcaactttttaaaccttatatattcaaaagattttatcatttctagatgattcctttcttcttctgttttgtaTGGAAAGACTTCCCTCATCATGACCAGATAGATATTCACAAATAGTTTAttctaaatctgaaaaaaaaaaccctaatgtaTTCTTTAAtaaacttgaaatttattttgatatataataTGAAATGAGAATCAAACTATTTGTTTCCCATAAGTAAGCACTAGTTGTGACTGTTGAATAAATTGTCCTTTTCCAAAGGATTTGAAAGGCCATCCTTATCCAAAATGACTTCTGTATACACTATTCGTAATCTTTCTTGGTaacctcatttttcattttattaataaataggCTTTTTTTTATAGCATCGAACTTTCAGTTACTAGAGCTCTACATTAAGcatccctcctctctctgagcTTTACTCTTTTCACCTGTTTACTTTTCAAACTGTGTTTTAGATTTGATTtgaattatttcctcttttgcaaTCCCTTTAACCTACATACAGAACAAATGCTTTCAGCATAACCTCAAGTTGAAGTATGAGTGCTAAGATTGATATGCTTAGTCAgctgaagggaaaacaaaatagagaaaggtCAGTGCACTGCCTTTGTGGGAGACACCACCATGCTCCTTGCCCTGAATTGAAGTCAGTGTCCTGCATTGAGGTCCACTCTTCTGAACCGATGTCCTGTCCAATCCCATAAGGATGAGACTTCCACCTTCTTGCTTCAGAGATTAGGAAGTCTTATGGATTGAAATTTGTCACTTGGAGTAGCTGaacaattttttctctttttcttacaatttttgttttctgctaaAGAATTAGAGCTAGGGGATTATACTCTGGTCTCCCCAAGGTTACCATTTTGCCAGAGAGTAATGGGGTTCGAGTGGGGAGGTGAATGTGGACTATTCTTCCAGCTTTTGTGAACGTGCTTTTATGTAGTTGATGgttttccaaagagaaaagagagcaaagaGCAAACTCAAAGGAGAATATCTTTATATTCTTTGTCCAAATTACTGCTCATACTGCCACTCTAGTTCCACTAATTTGGAAAGGTAGcagtacaatttttttaaagattttatttatttatttgacagagagagaaagatcatgagtaggcagataggcaggcagagagagacggggaagcaggcttctcgctgaacagagagcctgatgcgggcctcgatcccaggaccctgagatcatgacttgagccaaaggcagagaggcttaactcactgagccacccaggtacccctagcagtacaattttttttttctttttgaaatataaaatggatgtaattattattattattattattattattttaaagattttatttatttattcgacagagagagatcacaagtaggcagagaggaaggcagagagagaggaggaagcaggctccccgccgagcagagagcctgacgcgggactcgatcccaggatcctgagatcatgacctgagtcgaaggcagcggcttaacccactgagccacccaggcgccctggatgtAATTATTTAATGACACAGGAAAAGAACATGAAACAAGCTGGTTACAAGCAGGGAGTTAAGGATGACTTCACTTctgatagaaaattttaaagtacatattCAAAACCTCTGATGGCAATGTATGAAAATACTGAGTCTTTACTCTCGTTCTGTGATTAAAGAGTCTTCCTTTTGTTTTCGTGTGTTTTTTGACACatgattatttctaaaaaaaaaagttactgaatGTCTTAGGTGAAGCATTCTTAAGTGCCACGAGTCTAACAGTCAAGGCCTGAATCTGAGGACAGGTCTGGCCAGGGGACAACGGTCGAACCCAGAACACAgaggatcactttttttttctttttttttttggactactGGGATGCTATTTGTATTAAGCCGTTTCCACCACATTTGATGTTCTTAGTGTATTTGTACTTAACAGGAGACTATGAATTTTAACTAGCACAACAGCAAAACAATGCCAACAACTTTGCTTTCAAATTGATCAAAATGTAATAACcattttatagttataaaatgcactggaaataaaacaagacataCTAAATACTGTGGAAGTCAAGAATTCCTACAACAAAAACCCCATGTGATGAAACCCCCATCTTTGCTGCTCTTTTTGACTGCTGTTCATTTCCAATTTTCATCATAAAcctattttcatttcacagatcTGGAAGGGGcaatttttcctcaaaaaatgttCTGCCTCCCTGAATACTCTGCAGAGTTAGAAGGGTTGAACAAAATCCAAACCACTGGGAACAAAGTTGAATGAGCGGTATCATCATTATGTGCCTTTTGCAAAAAGATATTTGTTAAGTTATTAAAGGGAAAATAACAGCTTATTACACATATATTGGTGTAAATGAGGCTCAAAAATTTCAGGTTCCCACTGTTTCCAACAAATGTTAGGACTGTGAAGGGTGCTTTATtcaaataacaatgaaaaataacctACCCTGTGggctcttgaaaaaaaaaaaaaataggaaaggctCACTGCTTTAAAATCTGGAGTATACAAAAACCAACGCCTCCTTTAATGTAACGTGCTTCCTAGCCACAGTAGCATTTTCAGGGGAGGTCAAGAGCTACGGTTAAGTTCCaagaaacaaccaaaacaacaacaaccaaaaaagccaaaaacagaaacaaacaaacaaacaaaaaactgagataATTTTCTACATTACCACCCCCAGTGTACCAGGTCGCTGCCTTCTAAGGTAGGCtgaactgggtgatggacattaaagagggcacgtgatgtaatgagccctgggtatagagaagactgatgaatcacctAACTCCGCCTCTGAAGccagtaatatattttaatgttaattacttgattttaaataaaaaaataaaaaataccctgCCCCCCAAAACAATGACACATTTGGAGGCAAAAGATCTAAAATACTCTGTTGCTCAACAAAATCCAAAAGATCCCTTGTTTTGCTCTTGAACAACCTAGAAAAATTGAACTCTGTTTTACATCCCCAAATAAGAGCAGTATCTCCTGGAAGTAGATAGTGCTTGAAACCGTCAACTCATACTCCTGTTCCATCAGTCCCAATCCTGAAGTTACAATTCCTTTGTtagagaaagggggggaaagtCCATTTCAGGACAAAGCTATTCGAGACAAAAGGAAGATGTGTCTTCGGTGGGAGAACTGCCAGCTGTATGAGGACTTCTTGCTAATGTGTTTGAAGATTGTGGACTTCTCGACTTTTTTGGCTTTCTGGTAGCCGAAGCCACCACTGCCTCCTCTCTTTTTAAGCTTGCCGTCATTGCTGTTCACGTTCAGATCAACAAAAGGAGGCACTTTGAAACCAAACGAAAGAGCAACCTGAGgcaaatttaaattattaacattGAAGATCTGTTTCAGAGAGTGGGAATCATATGCTCGAATGTAAGACTTATATGCTTCCTGGGCTGACTTATGAAGAAAATAGTTCTTTTCAATCAATTTTTCAAGCTGAGACTGAATGTCAGAAATTTGGGGCCAGGAAAACTGAAATTCACTTAATGGAACCTTGGATTGCTTCAGGTAATGAAGGAAACCCAATTCTTCAGGGCGTAAAATGAGCAAGGCATGCCCTCTCCCATTTAGGCCTCTGGCTATTCTTCCCACATGATGAATATGTTCCGTGGGGTCACCTGGAGGGTCATACTGAACAATCCTGTTGACTTCAGGAATATCCAGCCCTCTCGCTGCCACGTCAGTACATAATAATATCCCCGAATCTGCGTTGCAGAACTGAAAGAATGTGGTTGTACGCTTATTTTGCTTCTGCCTTCCATGAATGGCCAAGACAGGCAAATCGATGTAGTTTGGCAACTCATAGTGGTATTTCACGGACTTACAGGATGAAAAGAAgaccatcagtttcttcttctcGTTCTTCTTAAGGAATGTAAAGAGTAGGAGGAATCTCTTTTCCGAGGGACAATAGCCGTGCTCAAGACCATCCACTGCTGCATTAGCTTTATTGTCATCAACACCAACATACAATGGctcctttttcaaagaaatccTTGCCAAGTCCTCAACTTTTCTAGTTTGTGTGGCAGAAAAGAGCATGGTTTCCCTGTGTGTTGGCAGaagtttaataatttgttttaattcctCTCCAAACCCAAcatctgatgcagggctcaatcccaggaccctgagatcatgacttgagccgaaggcagagaggcttaacccactgagccacccaggcacccctagcagtacaatttttaaaaatatctcacttGGCTCTTTTCTGCTCCTGCTTAAGTGGGACATCTTTTGATTTGGTCCAATTTGTTCTACACCTTtatgtagaatataaaaaatagcaaaaactgatttttattatttatgtttggCTAAAGGCCTTTAGTTTGTTTCACCATCCATGATATCTTCTTTGTTACCAttacttcataaatcttattttattatttttgtagagGAGATGTTTACAAATCCAAATTTTCATACTATCTCATATCTTCCAAGTTTCTggattgcattttttatttataagagtttttatcttttaataaaggAGTTTTAACTCAATTATATTTATTGGCATCACCAATAATTTTGTTAGTTGGATAtcaagttttattaatttcactcttgtggttttgtcttttttactttttcagtatACGTATTTATCTCAAATTTTTGAGCAAGTAACATTTTCCTTAATGTTAAAAACGctcaccttttattttttgggaaacacacacacacacacacttgaacttaatattttctctttaccaatgtcagtgataaaattgtatttgttgaTCCCACCCTATTTAATACTAGCATATTTAGCATATTTTACAaattagcatattttatttatttctataaatctcAGTACCTCACTTTTGGGGATATGATCTGGGTTCTTAGAACCTGCTTATGATCACCATTTAACATCACATATCTGTTCTTATGATAATTAGTTACACTTTGAGAAAGGACATGAGTactctttcttttcatgtttgaCTCCTACTTCATGATTAAAATATCTgtttggaaatgaaaatcattaataataattcatttcCTTCAAATCTCCCATCGCATTCTTGTGTTTAATGCTGACGAGGCATCTGAAGGCAGtctgatttcttcttcctttgctggtaataaattttgttttatttccattgtttACTTGCCACTttcaagttctttattttttttaaggtggttGGCATATATTGGTCTATTTCAATTGATTTTCCCTGGTGTTGAGTTCATCTATGCATTCTGCAGACCCAGTTCCATTACTCAAGGATATTAttctattttgattattatttgtGCTCCTTATTCCCCAGTGTCTTCTCAAAATCAAGTCGACTCTAATTCTATCTCTCCTTCTTGACTTTCGGTAATTTTTCCTTAGCACACCTCCTTTAAGCCACACTTACTTGGATCTTCTGCTGGGCAGCCAAAGCTAATAGGAACAGATAGAAAAGATATGCATTTTCATTACCACTTCAGCAATACAAAGTGTGGACAAGTTAGCATTTCCAGCAGTACCATTTTATCTCTGTGTGCTTGGGGAAGCTGCCTTGCTGGGGACAGCTATCAATAAAGTCTGTTCTGTTCTGCCTGCCTTCAGTCCCTGGGCACAATATGTCTATGCCTGATACCCTTTCTGGGGCCACTGACTGAAATATCACTGACAACTTCTGCCTGATCAAGAAAAAACCTCACTGTCCACTGGACTTTCTGCCTGGTGTATCTCTTTCACAGATTGTTGCAAATGCTTCTGGTCCAGGATACAAAAGGAAACCCATTTGAAGCATTCAGTATCAATCCCAAGTCATATCTTGGCTGTAAGTCTTAGACTCATTCTTCCTGACTTTGGTACATTAGCAGGATTTTTACCAATACTTCTTCAATTTAATTTCTCCTAAACAGCTTTATCAGAAAGAAGAGCTAAGATGTTCCTTTAATCTTATCATAACTTCATAAAAAAATATTGGAGGAGATTTTTAGCATATGGATAGAATTTATCTCTCACCATACATTGGGGTTGTCCCATATAGAGTAATATAactttatgtatatttctttctttggatgTTTTGATCTACGTTTTAAACCTGGAATTATTTAGATACTTGTGCTCAAATTACTGACCTGCCAAAACTCTTGACCCCTAATAGTAATGAGCAAACCTTGTTTTTCAATTAATAATGtgtctgaaatttttttaaaaagagacacttgtggagcgcctgggtggctcagtgggttaaagcctctgcctttggctcaggtcatgatctcagggtcctgggatcgagccccacattgggctttctgctcagcggggtgcctgctttcccctctctctctgcctgcatctctgcctacttgtgatctctgtctgtcaaataaataaataaaaatctttaaaaaagagagagagagagagagacttgcaaataaatgtgtgtttttaaaaggcCTGCCTgctgcatctttatttttatttttttacgtcttaatttttattttacatcctCTAGGGCATGGCTCAAACCCTCCCTCCAGACTCAAGAACTTTAATGGTTCAGGGCTGTTGTCTGCTGAAAACTCACAGTGAGGTCTCACTCTCTCGGGCATTGCCCCCCGTGGAAGGGAGCTCCTCTAGACTTCCTTCAGGGGTGGTCCCTATACCAGGACTGGCCTAATGCAGAGCCTGACCTCTTGCCTCCATTTGGGACATCTCTGAAGGACAGTGATAGATCAAGTGCTGATCTGATTGAATGGTACTAGAAATGTAAAATACGCCTCCGTCGTTGGGGACCAAATGtaaaattttctcattaataatttaaaaatgttggaccccatattaaaatgataaattctaaACACATTAGGCtctgttaaatatattattaaaattaatgtcacttacttctcattactttttttttaattgggtcctaaaatatttaaagccaCACATGTGGCTTTCATCTgtggctcacttttttttttctttccttgaagacAAGCTCTTGGTCAGAGAACTAGCAAAGCAGTTGGCATGTCAAGGATggaatgagagcaagagagaaaaggaagg from Mustela nigripes isolate SB6536 chromosome 16, MUSNIG.SB6536, whole genome shotgun sequence includes these protein-coding regions:
- the LOC132004100 gene encoding ATP-dependent RNA helicase DDX18-like; the protein is MPYELIVMSLLIGDRQTEWTGHQNAELIYMSSWRFKPTRGFLVTLGRSTGNFVKPLLESERERSQRVLSECLTCFYPGIAKQFSSKCCPAKGKSELPVAAVTNVGFGEELKQIIKLLPTHRETMLFSATQTRKVEDLARISLKKEPLYVGVDDNKANAAVDGLEHGYCPSEKRFLLLFTFLKKNEKKKLMVFFSSCKSVKYHYELPNYIDLPVLAIHGRQKQNKRTTTFFQFCNADSGILLCTDVAARGLDIPEVNRIVQYDPPGDPTEHIHHVGRIARGLNGRGHALLILRPEELGFLHYLKQSKVPLSEFQFSWPQISDIQSQLEKLIEKNYFLHKSAQEAYKSYIRAYDSHSLKQIFNVNNLNLPQVALSFGFKVPPFVDLNVNSNDGKLKKRGGSGGFGYQKAKKVEKSTIFKHISKKSSYSWQFSHRRHIFLLSRIALS